The DNA region CACAGCCACCACAACCCCCCAGGACGCTGCCTCCAGCACCCCTTCAAAGCCACTCTCCTCCAGCCAGCCGTCTCTGGGTGGAGCCCCGTCCTCCGGGGACGCCAACCTCCTGGAGTGCCCCCTGTGCCTGGTGCGCCAGCCCGCCGACCAGCTCCCCGAGCTGCTGGGGTGCAGCCACCGCTCCTGCCTCTGCTGCCTGCGGCAGTACCTCCGCATCGAGATCACAGAGAGCCGAGTCCAGCTCAGCTGCCCCGAGTGTGCCGAGAGACTGGCCCCGCGACAGGTGGCAGACATCTTGGATGACGCGGCCCTACTGGAGAAGTACGAGGAGTTCCTGCTGCGGAGGTGCCTCGCCTCCGATCCAGACTGCCGATGGTGCCCGGCGCCTGACTGCGGGTAAGAAACTGTCCATCATGTCCTCACTGCTgcactgtgaaatctgacaagtcgattttacttttcaaaatgtaggaaatcaattgccttgaaaaatgtgagcaaatataattattaacctaaatttatatttattgtcgTATGTGTTGTTTGGCTGATATAGAAAacaagtttcattttgttttctactgtCTTTTTACAGGCAActgcacacatttttgtttagtaACAGATGTTGTTACTTAACTATCCTTGTTGCTTTtcaagaaatatatataaatatataaaggcATTTCTTCAAAACATTTAGACCAATCCACAGCAATAGTTAATTATCAGGTAAATTCAGACATATGCAGAAGAAAGAGCAGAatctatatataaaacataaagtaaaattaaagttataataatgataataataataataataatgatatctGTTTTATATATAGTTGCCTTTCCTAATGGACCTCTTNNNNNNNNNNNNNNNNNNNNNNNNNNNNNNNNNNNNNNNNNNNNNNNNNNNNNNNNNNNNNNNNNNNNNNNNNNNNNNNNNNNNNNNNNNNNNNNNNNNNNNNNNNNNNNNNNNNNNNNNNNNNNNNNNNNNNNNNNNNNNNNNNNNNNNNNNNNNNNNNNNNNNNNNNNNNNNNNNNNNNNNNNNNNNNNNNNNNNNNNNNNNNNNNNNNNNNNNNNNNNNNNNNNNNNNNNNNNNNNNNNNNNNNNNNNNNNNNNNNNNNNNNNNNNNNNNNNNNNNNNNNNNNNNNNNNNNNNNNNNNNNNNNNNNNNNNNNNNNNNNNNNNNNNNNNNNNNNNNNNNNNNNNNNNNNNNNNNNNNNNNNNNNNNNNNNNNNNNNNNNNNNNNNNNNNNNNNNNNNNNNNNNNNNNNNNNNNNNNNNNNNNNNNNNNNNNNNNNNNNNNNNNNNNNNNNNNNNNNNNNNNNNNNNNNNNNNNNNNNNNNNNNNNNNNNNNNNNNNNNNNNNNNNNNNNNNNNNNNNNNNNNNNNNNNNNNNNNNNNNNNNNNNNNNNNNNNNNNNNNNNNNNNNNNNNNNNNNNNNNNNNNNNNNNNNNNNNNNNNNNNNNNNNNNNNNNNNNNNNNNNNNNNNNNNNNNNNNNNNNNNNNNNNNNNNNNNNNNNNNNNNNNNNNNNNNNNNNNNNNNNNNNNNNNNNNNNNNNNNNNNNNNNNNNNNNNNNNNNNNNNNNNNNNNNNNNNNNNNNNNNNNNNNNNNNNNNNNNNNNNNNNNNNNNNNNNNNNNNNNNNNNNNNNNNNNNNNNNNNNNNNNNNNNNNNNNNNNNNNNNNNNNNNNNNNNNNNNNNNNNNNNNNNNNNNNNNNNNNNNNNNNNNNNNNNNNNNNNNNNNNNNNNNNNNNNNNNNNNNNNNNNNNNNNNNNNNNNNNNNNNNNNNNNNNNNNNNNNNNNNNNNNNNNNNNNNNNNNNNNNNNNNNNNNNNNNNNNNNNNNNNNNNNNNNNNNNNNNNNNNNNNNNNNNNNNNNNNNNNNNNNNNNNNNNNNNNNNNNNNNNNNNNNNNNNNNNNNNNNNNNNNNNNNNNNNNNNNNNNNNNNNNNNNNNNNNNNNNNNNNNNNNNNNNNNNNNNNNNNNNNNNNNNNNNNNNNNNNNNNNNNNNNNNNNNNNNNNNNNNNNNNNNNNNNNNNNNNNNNNNNNNNNNNNNNNNNNNNNNNNNNNNNNNNNNNNNNNNNNNNNNNNNNNNNNNNNNNNNNNNNNNNNNNNNNNNNNNNNNNNNNNNNNNNNNNNNNNNNNNNNNNNNNNNNNNNNNNNNNNNNNNNNNNNNNNNNNNNNNNNNNNNNNNNNNNNNNNNNNNNNNNNNNNNNNNNNNNNNNNNNNNNNNNNNNNNNNNNNNNNNNNNNNNNNNNNNNNNNNNNNNNNNNNNNNNNNNNNNNNNNNNNNNNNNNNNNNNNNNNNNNNNNNNNNNNNNNNNNNNNNNNNNNNNNNNNNNNNNNNNNNNNNNNNNNNNNNNNNNNNNNNNNNNNNNNNNNNNNNNNNNNNNNNNNNNNNNNNNNNNNNNNNNNNNNNNNNNNNNNNNNNNNNNNNNNNNNNNNNNNNNNNNNNNNNNNNNNNNNNNNNNNNNNNNNNNNNNNNNNNNNNNNNNNNNNNNNNNNNNNNNNNNNNNNNNNNNNNNNNNNNNNNNNNNNNNNNNNNNNNNNNNNNNNNNNNNNNNNNNNNNNNNNNNNNNNNNNNNNNNNNNNNNNNNNNNNNNNNNNNNNNNNNNNNNNNNNNNNNNNNNNNNNNNNNNNNNNNNNNNNNNNNNNNNNNNNNNNNNNNNNNNNNNNNNNNNNNNNNNNNNNNNNNNNNNNNNNNNNNNNNNNNNNNNNNNNNNNNNNNNNNNNNNNNNNNNNNNNNNNNNNNNNNNNNNNNNNNNNNNNNNNNNNNNNNNNNNNNNNNNNNNNNNNNNNNNNNNNNNNNNNNNNNNNNNNNNNNNNNNNNNNNNNNNNNNNNNNNNNNNNNNNNNNNNNNNNNNNNNNNNNNNNNNNNNNNNNNNNNNNNNNNNNNNNNNNNNNNNNNNNNNNNNNNNNNNNNNNNNNNNNNNNNNNNNNNNNN from Plectropomus leopardus isolate mb chromosome 18, YSFRI_Pleo_2.0, whole genome shotgun sequence includes:
- the LOC121958136 gene encoding E3 ubiquitin-protein ligase RNF19B-like, with translation MGSEKDSESPHSSVSGVPNPKCRAAGKRQGRISFHSLFHSKRGSRGARGPKGGAATPLSHHHQHHHAQQLLPTALSSVPAAASATPTTTTTTATTTPQDAASSTPSKPLSSSQPSLGGAPSSGDANLLECPLCLVRQPADQLPELLGCSHRSCLCCLRQYLRIEITESRVQLSCPECAERLAPRQVADILDDAALLEKYEEFLLRRCLASDPDCRWCPAPDCG